In the genome of cyanobacterium endosymbiont of Braarudosphaera bigelowii, one region contains:
- a CDS encoding pyridoxal-phosphate-dependent aminotransferase family protein, giving the protein MQNKSMLMIPGPTPVPESVLLAMAQHPVGHRGQDFNQIVSEVSQNLKWLHQTKEDVLILTASGTGAMEAAIINFLSFGDSILIGNNGKFGERWVNTAHAFGLKVDEITAEWGKPLNPEIFKTKLVNDKDKKIKAVIVTHSETSTGVFNDLETINKYTKAHGKALIIVDAVTSLGTTDLPIDEWGLDVVASGSQKGYMIPPGLGFVSVSQKAWKVYQNSNLPKFYLDLGAYKKAINKNSFPFTPPVNLIYGLQIALKMMKAEGLTQMFTRHEKLARATRAGIRALGLDLLAADESASHAITTVSSSKIDITSICRIMEEKFDIVLAAGQDHMKGKIFRIGHLGFVCERDILTTITCLETTLQLLGDTNIVPGKAVSEALKFLL; this is encoded by the coding sequence ATGCAAAATAAAAGTATGTTGATGATTCCAGGTCCAACCCCTGTACCTGAAAGTGTTCTCTTGGCAATGGCTCAGCACCCTGTTGGACATCGCGGTCAAGACTTTAATCAAATCGTTAGTGAAGTTTCTCAAAATTTAAAATGGCTTCACCAGACTAAGGAAGATGTACTCATATTGACAGCTAGTGGTACAGGAGCTATGGAAGCAGCAATTATTAATTTTCTAAGCTTCGGTGACTCTATTTTGATAGGTAATAACGGAAAATTTGGAGAACGTTGGGTAAATACTGCTCATGCTTTTGGATTAAAAGTTGATGAAATAACCGCTGAATGGGGTAAACCTTTAAATCCCGAAATATTCAAAACTAAACTTGTTAATGATAAAGATAAAAAAATTAAAGCTGTTATTGTCACTCATTCTGAAACTTCTACAGGGGTTTTTAACGATCTAGAAACTATTAATAAATACACCAAAGCTCATGGAAAAGCTCTCATCATAGTTGATGCTGTTACAAGTTTAGGAACTACTGATCTTCCTATTGATGAATGGGGATTAGATGTTGTAGCTTCTGGATCTCAAAAAGGATATATGATTCCTCCAGGGCTAGGCTTTGTATCGGTAAGTCAAAAAGCGTGGAAAGTTTATCAAAATTCTAATTTACCTAAATTTTATTTAGATCTTGGAGCATATAAAAAAGCAATTAATAAAAATTCTTTTCCCTTTACACCTCCAGTAAATTTAATTTATGGATTACAAATTGCTCTAAAAATGATGAAAGCAGAAGGGCTAACTCAAATGTTTACTCGACATGAAAAATTAGCTAGGGCGACTCGAGCTGGAATAAGAGCATTAGGTTTAGATTTATTAGCTGCTGATGAATCAGCAAGTCATGCAATAACAACTGTTTCTTCATCTAAAATTGATATAACAAGTATATGTCGCATTATGGAGGAAAAATTCGATATAGTCTTAGCAGCAGGACAAGATCATATGAAAGGAAAAATTTTTCGTATAGGTCATTTAGGATTTGTTTGTGAGCGAGATATATTAACCACTATTACATGTTTAGAAACAACCTTACAATTGTTAGGTGATACTAATATAGTTCCAGGAAAAGCTGTATCCGAAGCTTTAAAATTTTTACTATAG
- the lpxD gene encoding UDP-3-O-(3-hydroxymyristoyl)glucosamine N-acyltransferase: MKFEKIVSKLDFLSNGNSLTSNKDSNLEIIGVSSITEAKIGYLSYIEGPKFASMISKTSASALILPPDKQLQEEATKRGIVWLTTFETRLAFAHAIKLFYQPFRPSPGIDPTAIIHSSAKIGKNVFIGPHTIIQQDVVIEDEVCIQGNVVVYPEVIVGDNTLLHANCTIHERTRIGNNCVIHSGAVVGAEGFGFVPTAEGWFKMEQSGFVILGNNVEIGCNSAIDRPAVGTTHIGNNTKIDNLVHIAHNCNIGENCAFAAQVGLAGGVKVGKRVILAGQVGVANQVSIGDGAIATAQTGIPSNINSGEVVSSSPAIDNKLYLKISAIYKRLPDMYKTLKNIQKKIEN, from the coding sequence ATGAAATTTGAAAAAATTGTTAGCAAGCTAGATTTTTTAAGTAATGGAAATAGCTTAACAAGTAATAAAGATTCTAATCTTGAAATTATAGGAGTGTCATCTATTACTGAAGCAAAAATTGGATACTTAAGTTATATAGAAGGTCCAAAATTTGCTTCTATGATTAGTAAAACTTCTGCAAGTGCTCTAATTCTTCCACCTGATAAACAGTTACAGGAAGAAGCTACTAAAAGAGGAATAGTATGGCTAACAACATTTGAAACACGTTTAGCTTTTGCTCATGCTATTAAGTTGTTCTATCAGCCATTCCGTCCATCTCCAGGTATAGATCCTACTGCAATAATTCATTCTTCAGCCAAAATTGGAAAAAATGTTTTTATTGGTCCTCATACTATTATTCAGCAAGATGTTGTTATTGAAGATGAGGTTTGTATTCAAGGAAATGTGGTAGTTTATCCTGAGGTTATTGTCGGAGATAATACCTTGCTACATGCTAATTGTACTATTCATGAACGTACTAGAATTGGAAATAATTGTGTTATTCATAGTGGTGCTGTTGTTGGTGCTGAAGGTTTTGGATTTGTTCCTACAGCTGAAGGTTGGTTCAAAATGGAACAATCTGGCTTTGTCATCCTAGGAAATAATGTAGAGATTGGATGTAATAGTGCAATAGACCGTCCTGCTGTCGGAACAACGCATATTGGGAATAATACTAAAATAGATAATCTAGTTCATATAGCTCATAATTGCAACATTGGAGAAAATTGTGCTTTTGCGGCACAAGTAGGATTAGCAGGAGGCGTAAAAGTAGGAAAAAGAGTTATTCTTGCAGGGCAGGTAGGAGTAGCAAATCAAGTTAGCATAGGCGATGGAGCTATTGCAACTGCACAAACTGGTATCCCTAGTAATATTAACTCAGGAGAAGTTGTATCTAGTAGTCCAGCAATAGATAATAAGTTATATTTAAAAATATCTGCCATATATAAACGTCTTCCTGACATGTATAAGACATTAAAAAATATTCAGAAAAAAATAGAAAATTAA
- the gatB gene encoding Asp-tRNA(Asn)/Glu-tRNA(Gln) amidotransferase subunit GatB — protein sequence MIKSSSDKTYEAVIGLETHCQLNTTSKIFCACSTEFSSSPNTNICPICLGYPGVLPVLNEEVLSSAVKLGIALKAKIANYSKFDRKQYFYPDLPKNYQISQYDLPIVEGGNLEIELINKANQEVIHKSIGITRLHMEEDAGKLIHCGSNQLTGSSHSLIDFNRTGIPLLEIVSEPDLRTGQEAAEYAQELRRLVRYLGISDGNMQEGSLRCDVNISIRPLGQIEYGTKVEIKNMNSFSAIQKAIEYEINRQTDVLNNNKIIAQETRLWNEASQETISMRKKEGSSDYRYFPEPDLPPIEIGSDQLEIWNKELPELPASKRQRYKNIFGLSSYDARILSDDRDIAEYFEETVSNGADAKLVANWITQEIAAYLNNEKITIAEIALRPRHLEELVLLIEKKTISGKIAKEILPTLLKEGVSPQDLVNKRDLTQISNKETITKMIDEVIKANPAEVSKYKAGKKKLKGFFVGQVMKKSGGRVDPTLTNQLVEKKLNE from the coding sequence ATGATTAAATCTTCTTCTGACAAGACATATGAAGCGGTTATTGGATTAGAAACTCATTGTCAACTAAATACTACCAGTAAAATTTTTTGTGCTTGTTCAACTGAATTTAGTAGTTCTCCCAATACTAATATTTGTCCAATCTGTTTGGGATATCCTGGGGTTCTACCTGTCCTTAACGAGGAAGTTTTATCTTCAGCTGTTAAACTGGGTATTGCTTTGAAAGCTAAAATTGCCAATTATAGTAAATTTGATAGAAAGCAATACTTTTATCCTGATCTACCTAAAAACTATCAAATTTCTCAGTATGATCTTCCAATTGTTGAAGGAGGTAATTTAGAAATTGAATTAATAAATAAAGCTAATCAAGAAGTTATCCATAAAAGTATTGGAATTACAAGATTACACATGGAAGAAGATGCAGGAAAATTAATTCATTGTGGAAGTAATCAATTAACCGGTTCTAGTCATTCTTTGATTGATTTTAATCGTACGGGGATACCTTTGTTAGAGATTGTCTCTGAACCGGATCTAAGAACTGGCCAAGAGGCAGCAGAATATGCTCAAGAATTACGTCGTTTAGTACGTTATCTGGGAATTAGTGATGGTAATATGCAAGAAGGTTCTTTACGTTGTGATGTTAACATTTCCATTCGTCCTTTAGGACAAATAGAATATGGTACAAAAGTAGAAATTAAGAATATGAACTCTTTTAGTGCAATTCAGAAAGCTATAGAGTATGAAATTAACAGACAGACTGATGTATTAAATAACAATAAAATTATCGCTCAAGAAACACGCTTATGGAATGAGGCTTCACAGGAAACGATAAGCATGAGAAAGAAAGAAGGCTCTAGTGATTATCGTTATTTTCCTGAACCTGATCTTCCTCCAATTGAAATTGGAAGTGATCAATTAGAAATTTGGAATAAAGAACTTCCTGAACTTCCTGCTTCTAAGCGTCAACGTTATAAAAATATATTTGGCTTATCTTCTTATGATGCACGTATTTTAAGTGATGACCGAGATATTGCTGAATATTTCGAAGAAACTGTATCTAATGGTGCGGATGCTAAATTAGTAGCAAATTGGATAACACAAGAAATTGCAGCATACCTTAATAATGAAAAAATAACTATAGCTGAAATTGCTTTAAGACCGAGACATCTTGAAGAATTGGTTCTATTAATTGAGAAAAAGACTATTAGTGGAAAAATTGCTAAAGAAATTCTCCCCACTCTCTTAAAAGAAGGAGTATCGCCCCAGGATCTTGTTAATAAGCGCGACTTAACTCAAATCTCTAACAAAGAAACGATCACAAAAATGATCGATGAAGTTATTAAAGCTAATCCTGCAGAAGTAAGTAAGTACAAAGCAGGGAAAAAGAAATTAAAGGGCTTTTTTGTAGGACAAGTTATGAAAAAAAGTGGAGGAAGAGTAGATCCTACGTTAACTAATCAATTAGTAGAAAAAAAATTGAATGAATAA
- the pstB gene encoding phosphate ABC transporter ATP-binding protein PstB has translation MKNNIKIEPILKTENLNVFYGSNLVVRGVDLVIPKGRIVAFIGPSGCGKSTVLRCFNRMNDLIPNAKVSGKITYYGKDIYSKEVNPVDLRSSIGMVFQRPNPFPKSIYENIAFGARINGFKGDMDELVETSLKKATVWDETKDKLHRSGLILSGGQQQRLCIARVIAIKPDVILMDEPCAALDPISTLKIEELINSLKEEHTIVIVTHNMHQASRISDLTAFYNLEITDKGKRTGRLIEYNKTNIIFNNPTMESTKHYISGKFG, from the coding sequence ATGAAAAATAATATTAAGATAGAACCTATTTTAAAAACAGAAAACCTTAATGTCTTCTATGGCTCCAATTTAGTAGTTCGAGGAGTTGATTTAGTTATTCCTAAAGGTAGGATAGTAGCGTTTATTGGACCTTCTGGATGTGGCAAAAGTACTGTATTACGATGCTTTAATCGTATGAATGACTTAATCCCAAATGCTAAAGTATCTGGTAAAATCACCTATTACGGTAAAGATATTTATTCCAAAGAAGTTAATCCTGTAGACCTACGCTCTAGTATTGGCATGGTATTTCAAAGACCCAATCCCTTTCCAAAATCTATTTATGAAAATATTGCTTTTGGCGCAAGAATTAATGGATTCAAAGGTGATATGGATGAACTTGTAGAGACTTCCCTTAAGAAAGCTACTGTTTGGGATGAAACTAAAGATAAACTACATAGAAGCGGACTAATCTTATCAGGAGGTCAGCAACAAAGACTCTGTATAGCACGCGTTATAGCTATAAAACCTGATGTTATTTTAATGGATGAACCATGCGCGGCTTTAGATCCTATTTCTACTCTAAAAATAGAAGAATTGATTAATAGTTTAAAAGAAGAACACACTATTGTTATTGTTACCCATAATATGCATCAAGCTTCAAGAATATCTGACCTCACTGCATTCTACAACTTAGAAATAACGGACAAAGGAAAAAGAACTGGTCGATTAATTGAATATAATAAAACTAATATTATATTTAATAATCCCACAATGGAATCAACTAAACATTATATAAGTGGAAAATTTGGATAA
- the pstB gene encoding phosphate ABC transporter ATP-binding protein PstB, which yields MEYTQDCKSLETLETIFALDSVNVYYGRHKAIRDVTFTIPKNRVTALIGPSGCGKSTILRSLNRLNDLIDSFYLKGKVTYCKQDLYASNVDPIEVRKRIGMVFQKPNPFPKTIYNNVAYGARIHNFKGDLDELVETSLKKVVLWDEVKDKLGESGFSLSGGQQQRLCIARTIAAKPDVILMDEPCSALDPISVLKIEELINELKQNYTVVLVTHNMQQAKRIADYTAFFNAETNEKGKKVGFLAEYNNTKIIFENPTNLDTKNYVSGHFG from the coding sequence ATGGAATATACACAAGATTGTAAATCTTTAGAAACCCTAGAAACAATTTTTGCTTTAGATTCTGTTAATGTCTATTACGGAAGACATAAAGCTATTCGTGACGTTACTTTTACAATTCCTAAAAACAGAGTTACTGCCTTAATTGGCCCTTCTGGATGTGGAAAAAGTACAATATTGAGATCTTTAAATAGACTTAATGATTTGATTGATTCTTTTTATCTTAAAGGCAAGGTTACATATTGTAAGCAAGATTTGTACGCTTCTAATGTTGATCCCATTGAAGTAAGAAAACGTATTGGTATGGTATTTCAAAAGCCCAATCCTTTCCCAAAAACTATTTATAATAATGTAGCTTATGGAGCTAGAATTCATAATTTTAAAGGAGATTTAGATGAATTAGTAGAAACTTCATTAAAGAAAGTAGTTCTATGGGATGAGGTAAAAGATAAATTAGGAGAAAGTGGCTTTTCTCTGTCTGGGGGACAACAACAGAGATTATGTATAGCTCGTACAATTGCTGCTAAGCCAGATGTTATTCTTATGGATGAACCTTGTTCAGCTTTAGATCCAATATCAGTTTTAAAGATAGAAGAACTAATAAACGAGTTAAAGCAAAACTATACTGTTGTTTTGGTAACTCATAATATGCAACAAGCGAAAAGAATAGCTGACTATACAGCGTTTTTTAATGCGGAGACCAATGAAAAAGGAAAAAAAGTAGGATTTTTAGCAGAATATAATAATACGAAAATAATTTTTGAAAATCCAACTAATTTGGATACTAAGAATTATGTAAGCGGACATTTTGGTTGA
- the pstA gene encoding phosphate ABC transporter permease PstA has translation MEDKELSLTRKLVDTRSLLDSFWTGIASLCMFCTIIPLFAVLFFVGYSGVRRIDFPLFTQLSPPPGYSEGGVAHAIVGTLLTVGIGSLIAIPIGILAAIYLAEFSGDNKIAYWVRFAASVLSGVPSILIGVFVYGLLIATKVIGFSSIAGGTALSVLMLPTITKTTDEALKIVPQDLRWAALGIGAYSYQAVLGVVLPAAAPTIVTGITLAIARAAGETAPLLFTALYSNFWASTPPEGLFEPIATLSVLIYNFSVVPFAPQKQLAWSASLILVFLVLITSVASRLVARQKTH, from the coding sequence ATGGAAGATAAAGAATTAAGTCTCACAAGAAAGCTTGTAGATACCCGTTCATTATTGGATAGCTTTTGGACTGGTATTGCTTCTCTATGTATGTTCTGTACTATTATACCGTTATTTGCAGTATTATTCTTTGTAGGTTATAGCGGTGTTCGTAGAATTGATTTTCCACTTTTCACTCAGCTTTCACCACCTCCTGGGTATTCGGAAGGTGGTGTTGCTCATGCCATTGTTGGTACTTTGTTAACTGTAGGCATTGGTTCCTTAATCGCCATTCCTATAGGAATTCTTGCAGCTATTTACCTCGCAGAGTTCAGTGGTGATAATAAAATTGCTTATTGGGTTAGATTTGCTGCTAGCGTTCTAAGTGGAGTTCCTTCTATACTTATTGGAGTGTTTGTATATGGATTACTAATAGCGACAAAAGTTATAGGATTTTCTTCTATTGCTGGAGGAACTGCACTTTCTGTACTAATGTTGCCTACTATTACAAAAACGACTGATGAGGCTTTAAAAATTGTTCCACAGGATTTACGCTGGGCAGCTTTGGGAATTGGGGCATATAGTTATCAGGCAGTATTAGGAGTAGTTTTACCAGCTGCAGCTCCCACTATCGTAACAGGGATTACCTTAGCGATCGCTCGTGCAGCAGGAGAAACAGCTCCCTTACTTTTTACAGCACTTTATTCAAACTTTTGGGCTAGTACCCCCCCAGAAGGTCTTTTCGAACCTATTGCTACTCTTTCAGTATTAATTTATAACTTTTCGGTTGTACCTTTTGCACCTCAGAAACAACTTGCTTGGTCTGCCTCTTTGATTTTGGTTTTCTTGGTATTAATAACAAGTGTTGCATCTCGTCTAGTTGCCCGCCAAAAAACTCATTAA
- the pstC gene encoding phosphate ABC transporter permease subunit PstC: MTRLFSRRQTGLGSRSTFEKTIDKWFGILTLGLAIGISSILVAIFGVIIWRAWPAILEYGLGFIFSMSWNPVIGRENYGALPVVYGTVASSSIGLLFAAPLGIGTAIFLGKDFIPTQIRVPLVFLVELLAAIPSVVYGLWGIFVLTPIVHPLAEWLYDTLYWVPIFSRPPIGGTGLLASGIILAIMIVPIITAIARESLDSLPVELKQASLGLGATRWETLFRVLLPAAFPGIAGGIMLALGRAMGETMAVTMIIGNVNKISVSVLEPANTISSLIASQFAEASGMQVSALMYAGLVLLFLTFIINIIAGFIVDKARIK, encoded by the coding sequence GTGACCCGACTATTTTCTAGACGACAAACAGGATTAGGATCTCGTTCTACTTTCGAGAAAACCATTGATAAGTGGTTTGGGATACTAACTCTAGGACTTGCTATCGGAATTAGCTCGATATTAGTTGCCATCTTTGGTGTTATTATCTGGCGTGCATGGCCAGCTATTTTAGAATATGGGTTGGGCTTCATTTTCAGTATGTCTTGGAATCCAGTTATTGGGCGTGAAAACTATGGTGCACTACCTGTTGTTTATGGTACTGTAGCCAGCTCTTCTATTGGTTTACTCTTTGCTGCTCCTTTAGGTATAGGAACAGCTATTTTTTTAGGAAAAGATTTTATTCCTACTCAAATTAGAGTTCCTTTAGTTTTTCTAGTAGAATTACTTGCAGCTATCCCTAGCGTTGTTTATGGGCTCTGGGGAATTTTCGTTTTAACTCCAATAGTACATCCTCTGGCTGAATGGCTATATGACACTTTGTATTGGGTACCGATTTTCAGTAGACCCCCAATAGGTGGTACGGGGCTTCTTGCATCAGGTATTATTTTAGCCATTATGATCGTACCTATTATTACCGCTATCGCTAGAGAATCTCTAGACTCTCTTCCTGTTGAGCTGAAACAAGCTTCTTTAGGCTTAGGCGCGACTCGTTGGGAAACACTTTTTCGTGTTCTTCTTCCCGCCGCCTTTCCTGGCATTGCCGGAGGTATTATGTTAGCTTTAGGTAGGGCGATGGGAGAAACTATGGCTGTTACCATGATTATTGGTAATGTTAACAAAATTAGTGTATCTGTTTTAGAACCTGCTAATACTATTTCTTCTCTTATTGCTAGTCAATTTGCTGAAGCTTCAGGAATGCAAGTCTCGGCATTAATGTATGCAGGTTTAGTATTATTATTTTTAACATTTATTATAAATATAATTGCTGGTTTTATTGTTGATAAAGCTCGTATTAAATAA
- the pstS gene encoding phosphate ABC transporter substrate-binding protein PstS — MFKTGKSIKQAITSLSIITVVATLEACGGNPSNVKTIESNPQIDIASKFPIEENVSLIGTGGSFPAPLYQNWFAQIHQSIPNLQIDYQSMGSGTGVRQFTMGIVDFGASDVAMEDAEISRVDKGVHMLPITAGSIVIAYNVPGITELKLSREAYVDIFSGKITYWDDPKISELNPNQQLPNLPITVVHRSDGSGTTGVFTKHLSTISQQWETDIGQGRSVEWPITTGKFIGGKRNAGVTALIQQNKGAIGYIEYGYAKNSQLPTALLENAAGNYIEANSETASKTLEAVALPDNLRAFITDPQGKDSYPIVTYTWILAYKSYDEPKKAIAMETMIEYALTEGQNQSKALGYITLPLSVREKVALVADTISPDYDINLTEFNQTKQ; from the coding sequence ATGTTTAAAACTGGAAAATCAATTAAACAGGCAATAACCTCATTATCGATTATAACTGTAGTTGCAACTCTAGAGGCTTGTGGCGGTAATCCTTCTAATGTTAAAACAATTGAATCCAATCCCCAGATAGATATAGCATCAAAATTTCCAATAGAAGAAAATGTTTCCTTAATTGGAACAGGTGGATCATTCCCTGCACCTCTATATCAAAATTGGTTCGCACAAATTCATCAATCCATACCTAATTTGCAAATTGATTACCAGTCTATGGGCAGTGGAACTGGTGTAAGACAATTCACTATGGGAATAGTGGATTTTGGAGCCAGTGATGTCGCTATGGAAGATGCAGAAATTAGTAGAGTAGATAAAGGTGTTCACATGCTTCCTATAACTGCTGGCAGCATTGTAATTGCTTATAATGTTCCAGGTATTACTGAACTAAAATTATCAAGAGAGGCTTATGTAGATATTTTTAGTGGAAAGATAACTTATTGGGATGATCCTAAAATTTCTGAGTTAAATCCAAATCAACAATTACCTAATTTACCTATAACTGTTGTTCATCGTTCTGATGGTAGTGGTACTACAGGGGTATTTACAAAGCACCTCAGCACTATTAGTCAACAATGGGAAACTGATATTGGCCAAGGTAGAAGTGTTGAATGGCCAATTACTACAGGAAAATTTATTGGAGGAAAAAGAAATGCAGGAGTGACTGCTCTAATTCAGCAAAATAAGGGAGCTATTGGTTACATAGAGTATGGTTATGCTAAGAACAGTCAGCTACCTACTGCTTTGCTAGAAAATGCTGCGGGTAATTATATTGAAGCTAACAGCGAAACTGCTTCTAAAACTCTTGAAGCAGTTGCACTGCCAGATAATCTACGTGCTTTTATCACAGACCCTCAAGGAAAAGATTCTTATCCCATTGTCACTTACACTTGGATTCTAGCTTATAAAAGTTACGATGAACCTAAAAAAGCAATTGCCATGGAGACCATGATCGAGTACGCTTTAACTGAAGGGCAGAATCAAAGTAAAGCTTTGGGCTATATAACTCTACCACTTAGTGTCAGAGAGAAAGTGGCACTAGTAGCTGACACTATTAGTCCTGATTATGATATTAATCTTACTGAGTTTAATCAAACTAAGCAATAA
- the pgeF gene encoding peptidoglycan editing factor PgeF: protein MVTDELTANWQWKILKGSPYLTCSLLSKWTHGFFTRSFYPLFPEEIGKFFHLNITNYQLKQVHSNLILSSDEIDKFSFNSRLLLGDGIISNKKEQALWVASADCVPILIGDRKTGYVAVVHAGWKGTAQRVVPEAIIRLQAWGSSIENLYVAMGPAISGRVYQVSETVATKILMSLFNNKKAYDINDMLEFLHNTPNIPVFFDHIKNKFYISIAQVNQIQLEQLGVQKNKISIAPYCTYQSSSNFFSYRRTNARRIQWSGIISDT, encoded by the coding sequence ATGGTAACTGATGAATTAACTGCAAATTGGCAATGGAAAATATTAAAAGGTTCGCCTTACTTGACATGTAGTCTTTTGAGCAAATGGACTCACGGTTTTTTTACAAGATCTTTTTATCCTTTATTCCCTGAAGAAATAGGAAAATTTTTTCATTTAAATATAACCAACTATCAATTAAAACAGGTACATAGTAATCTTATTTTGTCATCTGATGAAATTGATAAATTTTCTTTTAATAGTAGATTGCTTCTAGGAGATGGGATAATTTCGAATAAGAAAGAACAAGCTCTTTGGGTGGCTAGTGCAGACTGTGTGCCTATTCTGATAGGAGATCGTAAAACAGGTTATGTTGCTGTAGTTCATGCTGGATGGAAAGGAACTGCACAACGCGTTGTACCAGAAGCAATCATTCGGTTACAAGCTTGGGGAAGTTCTATAGAAAACTTGTATGTTGCGATGGGTCCAGCAATTAGTGGACGTGTATATCAGGTTTCTGAGACTGTCGCTACAAAAATACTAATGAGTTTGTTTAACAATAAAAAAGCATATGATATAAATGATATGCTAGAGTTTTTGCATAACACTCCTAATATTCCTGTTTTTTTTGATCATATAAAAAATAAGTTTTATATAAGTATTGCTCAAGTTAATCAGATTCAATTAGAACAACTAGGTGTTCAGAAGAACAAAATATCTATCGCTCCTTATTGTACATATCAATCTTCTTCTAATTTTTTTTCTTACAGACGTACTAATGCTAGACGGATTCAATGGTCAGGTATCATATCAGATACATAA